One window from the genome of Alnus glutinosa chromosome 13, dhAlnGlut1.1, whole genome shotgun sequence encodes:
- the LOC133853892 gene encoding uncharacterized protein LOC133853892 — MTGDNKVERALLDLGANVNLLPYSVYVQLGLGELKPTSVTLQLADRFVKFPRGIIEDVLIKVNQFYYPVDFIVLNTEPVINVEIYIPAILGRPFLATTNALINCRIEVMKVSFGNMTLELNIFDISRQPFEYEGDRSVCSIEELVEETVHESSCENPLGKCLAACGGDMDLDTLLVHVDALLDSAPKIEADIGETTETSSPDPSPSTAKPVKRELKLLPDTLKYRYLDLSEFLPVIIAADLNETQEQKLLDVLKEHKESIGWSIGDIKGISPIVVMHKIHLEENAKPFREPQRWLNPAMQEVVRAEVIKLLDV; from the coding sequence ATGACAGGTGACAACAAAGTTGAAAGAGCTTTGTTAGATTTAGGGGCCAATGTGAATCTCTTGCCATATTCAGTTTATGTCCAATTGGGATTAGGTGAGCTCAAACCCACTTCAGTAACACTTCAGCTGGCCGACAGATTTGTAAAATTCCCAAGAGGAATCATTGAAGATGTTTTGATCAAAGTTAATCAGTTCTACTACCCGGTGGACTTCATCGTCTTAAACACAGAACCGGTTATAAATGTAGAGATTTATATTCCAGCAATTTTGGGGCGGCCCTTTTTAGCCACAACTAATGCCCTAATCAACTGTAGGATTGAAGTGATGAAGGTATCCTTTGGGAACATGACCCTGGAGTTGAATATTTTTGATATCAGTCGGCAGCCATTTGAATATGAAGGAGACAGGAGTGTTTGCAGCATCGAGGAGTTAGTAGAGGAGACTGTCCATGAATCCAGTTGTGAAAACCCGTTGGGAAAATGCCTTGCTGCATGTGGAGGTGACATGGACTTGGATACTTTACTTGTGCACGTTGACGCCTTGTTGGACTCAGCTCCTAAGATAGAAGCTGATATTGGGGAAACCACTGAGACATCCTCCCCTGATCCATCTCCATCTACTGCTAAGCCTGTCAAGCGAGAACTGAAACTGTTACCAGACACCTTGAAGTACAGATATCTTGACCTCAGTGAATTTTTGCCGGTAATCATAGCTGCTGACCTAAATGAGACTCAAGAACAAAAATTGTTGGATGTGTTGAAAGAACATAAAGAATCCATCGGTTGGTCCATTGGAGACATAAAAGGAATCAGCCCTATAGTGGTGATGCACAAGATTCACTTGGAAGAAAATGCTAAACCCTTTCGTGAGCCACAGAGATGGTTGAATCCAGCCATGCAAGAGGTAGTTCGAGCTGAGGTAATCAAGCTTCTAGATgtatga
- the LOC133854940 gene encoding 14 kDa proline-rich protein DC2.15-like yields MASRSSASLALFFSLNLLFFALVTACGSRKCPNPNPNPNPNPSRGSCPRDALKLGVCADLLGGLLNVTIGTPPVTPCCSLIQGLVDLEAAVCLCTAIRANILGINLNIPLSLSLLLNVCSRNVPSGFQCA; encoded by the coding sequence ATGGCTTCCAGAAGCTCTGCCTCACTtgctctcttcttctctctcaatctTCTCTTCTTTGCACTTGTCACTGCATGTGGCAGTCGCAAATGCCcaaaccccaaccccaaccccaaccccaacccttCGCGAGGCTCATGCCCTAGGGATGCTCTCAAACTAGGCGTATGTGCTGATTTGCTCGGCGGTTTGCTCAACGTGACCATAGGCACCCCTCCGGTGACTCCTTGCTGCAGCCTCATCCAAGGCCTTGTCGACCTTGAGGCTGCTGTCTGCCTTTGCACTGCCATCAGAGCTAATATTTTGGGCATCAACCTCAACATCCCGCTTTCCCTCAGCTTGCTTCTCAATGTTTGTTCAAGGAACGTTCCATCTGGGTTCCAGTGTGCGTAG